The Alnus glutinosa chromosome 3, dhAlnGlut1.1, whole genome shotgun sequence nucleotide sequence TTGGAAGAAAATAAGTAGACTCCTTTTGTTTTTAACGCTAGTAAGACTTTGTTTACACCATGTCCAATCttcaagaattttgtttttttttttcaactttagatttaaacttttcaataaaagaGTGAAACAagcaaagttttgtgaacttttgtTTGGAGTCATTTCGAAAGGGCAACAAAATCTGTAAGAGCCTTTAACTCTTGCATGGGATGAGctccctaaaatatatatatatatatatttcaactatTGCAAGGGCCATGACCAGTGGTGGAGCCACTAAGCCCCCCTAAGCCCCAAGGTTCTAAATtatacccctaatttttttttattttttttttttctaattttggctctctcaattttatttttcaattctcccccccacccccaccccaagTTGGGGAGGGTGGCTCCGGCCCTGACCATGACCCCTGTTGGCCTATAAGTAGCTCCACCACTATATTAGATAAACAAAAACCCCCTTATTCTTTGAGAAAAAAGTGAGAAGGTTCTCCTGGTATTTCAAAACGGTTTAAAAAATCCTCAGaccccacaaaaaaaagaagaaaaaaccttgTAACActcccaatttattttttaaattcccAATCTCGATCAAACTCTAAAACAATACATAATatgttaaatgaaaaaaataattaatcattataaTATTTAGTTCAACTCTCCCAAGGATAGAGTTCTAGCTCGTTCCACTACCGAAGAGACAGTTAattaaagaatagaaaaagGAATTATTCAAAGCTATacataatttcttttaatattttatataaatatatgcttTTTATAGGTCATTATTAATGTAGGATGCCGGCTCTCATTGCCAGATTAGGATCCACAAAAATCGCCGTGAAGTATGTAGACAGCAAGATggacaatttatttatttatttattttatatatataataataataataatttattatatccCCTTGAGTGCCAATATCCTAATCGTCCGGTTTCAAAAGGTGTAGAATTATAGGGAAAAATAAACCCTCTCCAAATTTGAAATAACCAATCATTAACCATTATAATTTTTACCTGATTCTTTTTTTCTAGGCAATGACGAAAAAAGTTTCAgcctattttgaaaattagtgtgacttttaaaattattattgaattttaaaaattaaaatttttaaaaaaattaaaataaataaaaggatgaGACGTAGGATATATTACTCCCTCCTTCCGGTATCCTCAAAATTAATTGTGATATGGCTTTAGACAAAAATAATGGCAGAATGGGTATTGGGTTGGTGATCAGAGATTCGAACGGAAAGGTTTATACTGCTGCTAGTCATGTGGTGGATTTTTTAACTGATCCAGTTATTGGGGAGTCCATGGCAGCTTTGAAAGCTGTTGAATTTTGTAAGAACAGGAGGCTGGACAGGATTATGGACGAAGGTGATTCCTTCCAAGTCGTAAATGCTATCAATAAACCGGGATTAAGTTGAGAAAAGTATGGACACATTGTGGCGGATATTCACGAGTGTTCTTCGGTATTTTCAAACGTGGAAGTTGTGTCATACGCCAAGAGAAGCGAACTCAGCGGCGCATATGCTTGCAAAAGAGGGGATCCATCTTGCCTCATACCATGTTTGGTTTGATTGTTATCCGGTTAGTATTAGAGGGATTATAATTTCAGAGATATCTAATCTAGatatttaagaatattttgctCTTGTTGTTTACCCGCTTGTGAATGAAGGAGgaatatttatcaaaaaaatatattactcaatttttttcCATGTGTTTTATTGCAGTAATTCGTGATTGTGTTCCCAATTGAAGGTTTGAGCATAATTTGTAAATTGCAGGGAATAAGGAAGAAGGTTTTGCCACTTACTAAATTGCCCTTTTTGTCAGTGTCTGATCCGATAGGGTGCAACAGGCAACTAGAGGACAATCAAGTCTTGTTTTGTTGGATAAGGATTCACATTAATTTTCCATATGAATTAATTTGTTAGCAATTTCCATTACTAATACGAGAGGTCTCACATGAAACTCATATGTCCGgataattcaaaaatatttggaCATGTGAATCATATATGAACTCTCTGATCACATTACAGCtcaaattgctaacaattcaATTAAGTAATTATTGTGATCCCAGTCCCATTTTGTTACAGTAGCAACTATTACACAACATTTTCGGTCCATTCGCTATCCATTCTTTTTGcaaattaactattgaatttgtagggacgtcctacaaattcaatgcttaaaattttcaaaccagTTGTATGGAGACGTACATTGGATGAACAAGAGAATGATTTTTGTCACTTTTTCTTTGCAAAATATATTAGATATTGAGAAATGTTACACACATTTTTACTCTCACACTATCAAATGTAAATTTCTTGACATGACaggaaataataatttttactaccaCGTAAAAATAGTACGCAATTAAAAATGTGAGAGTAAAAGTGCGGTTAGCATTTATCATATTCAGAAACGTATTAAACATTTAACAATTAACAATATACCAATTGTctacataaaataaagagaaatgattcttacacttatttctcacaacaaccccaTAACAAGCtaatgtggctggtaatattttattatttttttacaaaaagaaaacaaaacgaaacaaaaaaaaaattaataaaatattacaagccacatcagcttgttgtggggctgttgtgagaaatgagtgtagaaaTCTTTCTTCCAAAATAAATGTTATCAGCATAAAGTGGCATCAATAAATGctttaacatttatttcatGCAGGCATGCAATTGGTATATTGTGAACGTTAAATATAAACCATGGATAGAAAATCGCAAATTTTTTAGGGATCTGATCTCATCTGTACACTGTACTTAGTATAAAAATGTTGACTAGTTGACTGTGATTACCCACGTACATGCATGTCACCTAACTGCATAACAAGAAGTCAACAATCTTGTAATGCTACAGTCTATTGAGTACTGATGAGTGAAAGACCTTcgcaaaaatcaaaaaacaagaAGGAAGAAATAAAGAACAGATCAGGAAGTGAAAGTGAGAGAAATGGTGGTTCCTCGATGCTGTTGGGCGGACATGAAGGGCCTCACCATCCAAGTTTTGAAGGGGCGGAGGTTCATGATGTTCGCGTCTCTTTTAATCATGAACACGGCCGGCTTGAGCTACATCTTCGGCCTCTACTCCAACGACATCAAGTCCTCGCTCGGATATGATCAAACCACCCTCAACTTGATCAGCTTCTACAAGGACTTGGGAGCCAACATCGGCATCCTCGCCGGGCTAATCAACGAGGTCACGCCCCCATGGGTTGTCTTAGCCATGGGTGCATCTTTCAACTTTTTCGGCTACTTCATGATATGGCTTAGCGTGACAAAAAGAATCGCCAAGCCCCATGTGTGGCAAATGTGCTTGTACATATGCCTCGGCTCCAATTCACAACCTTTCGTCAACACTGGAGGCCTCGTCACCTGCATAAAGAACTTCCCAGAAAGCCGTGGAATCGTTATAGGAGTTTTGAAGGGCTATACGGGTCTAAGCGGGGCAGTTCTTACACAGTTGTACCATGCTTTCTACGGTGATGACTCCAAGTCTTTGATTTTGCTCATAGCTTGGCTTCCGGCAGCTATATCACTGGCTTTTCTTCCAACCATGCGGATTATGAAGGCTAGTCTTGGGCATCCAAACGAGATCATCAAACTCTTCTATAATTTCCTCTATATTTCGCTCTCTCTTGCCGGGTTCTTGATGATCATAATTATAGTAGAGAAAAGGGTGGCGTTCACAAGAGGCGAGTATGGAGGGAGCGCCGCCGCCGTGCTTTTCTTGCTGTTCCTCCCACTCTCCGTCGTTGTTAAGGATGAGTATAAGCTTTGGAAGAGCAAGAAAGAAGCCATGAATGATCCTCCTACTCCTACACCATTAAAGATTACTGCCGTGGAGCCAAACCTAACTGTTCCAACAGAGCAAGTTTCTTGTTGGAAGACTGCATTTCAGCAGCCGGATAGAGGGGAGGACTACACCATTCTACAAGCACTTTTCAGCATTGATATGTTAGTGATATTCTTCACAACAATTTGTGGCCTCGGGGGCTCGTTAACGGCGATAGACAACTTGGGTCAGATAGGAAAATCCTTAGGATACCCGAAGCAGAGTATAAGCACTTTTGTGTCACTAGTAAGCATTTGGAACTACCTCGGACGCGTTGTCGCAGGTATTACCTCGGAAATTTTCATAACAAAGTACAAATTCCCTCGCCCCCTCATGCTCACTCTGATCCTCCTTTTATCATGCGCCGGTCACCTCCTAATCGCGTTCAATGTCCCAAGCGGCGTCTATGTGGCATCGGTGAttattgggttttgttttggcGCACAATGGCCGTTGCTCTTCGCAATTATTTCTGAACTTTTTGGGCTTAAGTACTACTCTACACTGTTCAATTTCGCGGCAGTGGCTAGCCCGATTGGGTCTTATTTGCTCAACGTGAGGGTCGCGGGGCATTTATATGACAAGGAGGCTGAGAAGCAATTGGCAGCTTTGGGGCTCCAGAGGAGGGCTGGGGAGGACCTAAACTGTACAGGGGTTGAGTGCTTCAAAATGTCTTTCATTATCGTCACTGCTGTGACCTTCTTTGGCGCACTTGTTTCACTCATTTTGGTGTTTAGGACAGGGAAGTTTTATAAGAGTGACATATATAAGAAGTTCCGAGAGGATCATGCGAATTTGGCCCTCACTGAAACAGGGATGTCTGGAAATGGTGTCCGAAAGGCTGAGGCACAAGGTAACTagcaatgaagaagaaatgTGGGATCGATAGCCATTGATTTTTATGCCTTTATGGCTGATTATGGAACTTTATTTGTAGgcaccctca carries:
- the LOC133864203 gene encoding uncharacterized protein LOC133864203, whose translation is MVVPRCCWADMKGLTIQVLKGRRFMMFASLLIMNTAGLSYIFGLYSNDIKSSLGYDQTTLNLISFYKDLGANIGILAGLINEVTPPWVVLAMGASFNFFGYFMIWLSVTKRIAKPHVWQMCLYICLGSNSQPFVNTGGLVTCIKNFPESRGIVIGVLKGYTGLSGAVLTQLYHAFYGDDSKSLILLIAWLPAAISLAFLPTMRIMKASLGHPNEIIKLFYNFLYISLSLAGFLMIIIIVEKRVAFTRGEYGGSAAAVLFLLFLPLSVVVKDEYKLWKSKKEAMNDPPTPTPLKITAVEPNLTVPTEQVSCWKTAFQQPDRGEDYTILQALFSIDMLVIFFTTICGLGGSLTAIDNLGQIGKSLGYPKQSISTFVSLVSIWNYLGRVVAGITSEIFITKYKFPRPLMLTLILLLSCAGHLLIAFNVPSGVYVASVIIGFCFGAQWPLLFAIISELFGLKYYSTLFNFAAVASPIGSYLLNVRVAGHLYDKEAEKQLAALGLQRRAGEDLNCTGVECFKMSFIIVTAVTFFGALVSLILVFRTGKFYKSDIYKKFREDHANLALTETGMSGNGVRKAEAQGN